A portion of the Candidatus Pristimantibacillus lignocellulolyticus genome contains these proteins:
- a CDS encoding PhzF family phenazine biosynthesis protein, with protein MSIPYAMIHAYGDGPFTGNPAAVLLLEQDQFSDLQLQQIAAEMNVSETAFIYKSKELNHFHLRWFTPQVEVDLCGHATLASAYYLYHLGIVPTDQSIYFQTLSGALIISLHDGFLRMRLPQEIPVTCSAPSDLITALGVIPRAISKNRMDYIVELTDEQDIRQLQVELSLIKGLDARGVVVTSRADNPDIDIVCRTFYPRIGIDEDPVTGSAFCALAPYWMKRLRNNSKLKVVQLSSRGGFATLQLEDDHVIQEGSCYLWSEGSLHM; from the coding sequence ATGAGCATTCCCTATGCGATGATTCATGCGTACGGAGATGGACCATTCACAGGTAACCCTGCTGCAGTACTTTTGTTAGAACAAGATCAATTCTCAGATCTACAACTGCAGCAGATAGCCGCAGAAATGAATGTATCCGAAACAGCATTTATATATAAAAGTAAAGAACTCAACCATTTTCATCTTAGATGGTTTACGCCACAAGTTGAAGTGGATTTATGCGGTCATGCTACGCTGGCATCAGCGTACTATTTGTATCATTTGGGTATTGTTCCAACAGATCAAAGTATCTACTTTCAGACATTAAGTGGAGCACTTATAATTAGTCTACATGATGGATTTTTGCGGATGAGGTTACCGCAAGAGATACCTGTAACTTGCTCGGCGCCATCTGATCTTATTACCGCACTTGGTGTAATCCCGCGAGCAATTAGTAAAAATCGGATGGATTATATCGTCGAGCTAACGGACGAACAAGATATTCGACAACTACAAGTGGAGTTATCATTGATAAAAGGTTTAGACGCGCGAGGGGTTGTGGTGACTAGTCGTGCAGATAACCCAGATATAGACATCGTATGTCGTACATTTTACCCACGTATTGGCATTGATGAAGATCCAGTGACTGGATCAGCGTTTTGTGCACTTGCTCCGTATTGGATGAAACGACTTAGAAATAACTCAAAACTAAAAGTAGTACAATTATCTTCTCGGGGAGGATTTGCCACATTACAACTTGAAGATGATCATGTCATTCAAGAGGGTAGTTGTTATCTTTGGTCTGAAGGCAGTCTACATATGTAG
- a CDS encoding GGDEF domain-containing protein: protein MNNLSINNALIELFSITTCSIIIVLMIVMAIRIMSNYRNKLIYVILVATLALTLIRQIIVGFDVWYEQPIPPYLYIISTSIQLISFIILNFVLMRLYSVGTNIRITPIIMLLLGAVTLTIVNWFIEPYSIIYNNVEYYAYPIMDFYMFILIITMLVVTRHIQMTTPYYVSLMVMFMYELANLLHMYVFEMDQRWLFYLVISLPVIYFALIFFLLFEWVLERLLSTYQSSIVDGLTGLYIRRYFQKKLTSMITRKQVAIIFCDIDNFKHLNDTQGHQVADKALQQVASILKEEVSPFGIAGRYGGEELLGGIVIDHIKPMQIAERIRARIEQETIVTVSVGFSTTKEADNLTLLIKQSDEAMYYSKSTGKNKVSGYRSLPAAVKNKLQN from the coding sequence ATGAACAACCTTTCAATTAATAACGCACTTATTGAACTTTTTTCCATCACGACATGTAGTATTATTATTGTACTTATGATCGTCATGGCAATACGAATTATGTCCAATTATCGGAATAAACTGATTTATGTTATCCTGGTTGCAACGCTTGCTCTTACGTTAATCCGTCAAATCATTGTTGGATTCGATGTATGGTATGAGCAGCCAATACCGCCTTACTTATATATTATTTCGACAAGTATACAGTTAATCTCCTTTATCATCTTAAATTTTGTCTTGATGAGGTTGTATTCTGTTGGGACAAATATAAGAATAACACCGATCATTATGCTACTACTTGGAGCCGTCACACTTACAATCGTTAACTGGTTCATTGAGCCTTACTCTATCATTTATAACAATGTAGAGTACTATGCTTATCCGATTATGGATTTTTACATGTTCATCTTAATTATTACTATGCTTGTCGTAACTCGTCATATTCAGATGACAACCCCATATTATGTTAGCTTAATGGTAATGTTCATGTACGAGCTTGCTAATCTACTACATATGTACGTATTTGAAATGGATCAACGCTGGCTATTTTACTTAGTGATTTCATTGCCTGTTATTTATTTCGCACTTATCTTCTTCTTATTGTTTGAATGGGTACTTGAACGATTACTATCGACGTATCAATCTTCGATCGTTGACGGACTTACAGGATTATATATTAGACGATATTTCCAGAAAAAGTTAACCTCCATGATCACGCGCAAACAAGTAGCTATCATCTTTTGTGATATTGATAACTTTAAACACCTAAACGATACGCAAGGTCATCAAGTGGCTGACAAAGCATTACAACAGGTTGCATCCATCTTGAAGGAAGAAGTATCACCTTTTGGTATTGCTGGCCGCTACGGTGGTGAAGAGTTACTCGGAGGGATCGTCATTGACCATATTAAGCCGATGCAGATAGCTGAACGGATTCGCGCTAGAATCGAACAAGAGACGATCGTTACCGTTAGTGTTGGTTTCAGTACGACAAAAGAAGCAGATAATCTAACATTGTTAATTAAACAATCCGATGAAGCGATGTATTATTCCAAATCTACAGGTAAAAATAAAGTTTCTGGGTACCGTTCTTTACCTGCCGCAGTCAAAAATAAACTTCAAAATTAA